One genomic region from Candidatus Endomicrobiellum trichonymphae encodes:
- a CDS encoding class I tRNA ligase family protein codes for MKFYITTPIYYANDIPHIGHSYTTIASDIMARWKRLKGFDVFFLTGTDEHGAKIVAAAKKKGEIPQKLCDKMSAKFKEAWELLNISYTDFIRTTERKHFVSVEKILSILFDKGFIFKKKYEELYCIGCERFYAQKDLDENGCCPFHKTKPVLQSEENYFFRLSSFQNALIDRIVDANHREHIEIQPEERRNEIIGKLKLGLEDVSFSRSAVEWGIPLPFDGGQTAYVWVDALINYITGVGYQENETKFQKYWPADIHLMAKDILWFHSVIWPAILMGAGLPLPKKLYSHGFFTLNGNKMSKSLGNVVSPRELVDKYGVDAARYLAATIIPFGPDGDISWQRLTLKYNTDLANNLGNLISRTLKMAEKYFNLYVPQTIPDLELVRKVVTVLKKKFALNMDNMQFHKAAETLQSAITLVNRQIEIDAPWKLAKTDTDKLASCIYAYLQSADIIIMHLLPFMPTMAEKIWQITGAGCDINLTAKKYFKDAVIPENGFSIPNAKLQSPGILFPRIA; via the coding sequence ATGAAATTTTATATTACGACGCCGATATATTATGCAAACGATATTCCTCATATAGGACATTCTTATACGACTATAGCTTCTGATATTATGGCCAGATGGAAAAGATTAAAGGGTTTTGACGTTTTTTTTCTCACCGGAACAGACGAACACGGCGCAAAAATTGTTGCAGCTGCAAAGAAAAAAGGGGAAATACCGCAAAAACTTTGCGATAAGATGAGTGCAAAATTCAAAGAAGCATGGGAACTTTTGAACATTTCATATACGGACTTTATACGCACTACGGAACGGAAACACTTTGTTTCTGTTGAAAAGATATTGAGTATTCTGTTTGATAAAGGTTTTATATTTAAAAAGAAATATGAAGAGCTTTACTGTATAGGCTGCGAAAGATTTTACGCTCAAAAAGATTTGGACGAAAACGGATGTTGTCCTTTCCATAAAACAAAGCCTGTACTGCAATCTGAAGAAAATTATTTTTTCAGACTGTCGTCTTTTCAAAATGCCCTTATTGATAGAATAGTGGACGCAAATCATAGAGAACATATAGAAATACAGCCTGAAGAAAGAAGAAACGAAATTATAGGGAAACTAAAACTCGGACTTGAAGATGTAAGTTTTTCAAGAAGCGCCGTTGAATGGGGCATACCGCTTCCTTTTGACGGAGGGCAAACCGCATACGTTTGGGTTGACGCTCTGATAAATTACATAACCGGAGTGGGTTATCAAGAAAATGAAACAAAATTTCAAAAATACTGGCCTGCGGACATACATCTAATGGCTAAAGACATTTTGTGGTTTCATTCTGTAATCTGGCCTGCAATTTTAATGGGTGCTGGACTTCCGCTTCCTAAAAAATTGTATTCTCACGGATTCTTTACCTTGAACGGAAATAAAATGTCAAAGTCTTTAGGCAATGTTGTATCTCCGCGTGAACTTGTTGACAAATACGGCGTTGACGCCGCGCGATACCTTGCGGCAACCATTATTCCTTTTGGTCCTGACGGCGATATTTCGTGGCAGAGACTGACATTAAAATATAACACTGATTTGGCAAATAATTTGGGTAACTTAATTTCAAGAACACTGAAAATGGCTGAAAAGTATTTTAATCTTTATGTGCCGCAAACCATTCCTGATTTAGAGCTTGTAAGAAAAGTAGTTACGGTTCTTAAAAAAAAATTTGCTTTGAATATGGACAATATGCAGTTTCATAAAGCCGCTGAAACACTGCAAAGCGCTATAACGCTTGTAAACAGACAGATTGAAATAGATGCTCCGTGGAAACTTGCAAAAACAGATACTGATAAACTTGCATCCTGTATTTATGCTTATTTACAGTCGGCAGATATCATAATAATGCATTTGCTGCCGTTTATGCCGACAATGGCTGAAAAAATATGGCAGATAACAGGGGCGGGGTGTGATATAAACTTGACCGCAAAAAAATATTTTAAAGATGCTGTAATTCCCGAAAATGGTTTTTCGATTCCAAATGCAAAGCTACAGTCTCCGGGTATTCTGTTCCCACGCATTGCCTAA
- a CDS encoding PSP1 domain-containing protein translates to MPMVIGVALRKTKDKIYADVGYFDLKLNDKIILETEHGVEVGTVCEKEKVMQESKDPIGKVLREITEEDKKRLTENERKNLRAWNIVLQKVVKYKLDMKLICVQYIFDRSKLFVYYISGTRVDFRELVKELGRILRTRIQMVQIGVRDESKMVGGIGICGHVLCCQTFLKDFSSVTIDMAKEQDLLLNTAKLSGLCGRLMCCISYENDIYRAVKKELPEIGKTVLTPEGRAKITAIDCIRENVTVDFGDKSFKVFSIKQINESSRKGK, encoded by the coding sequence ATGCCAATGGTTATAGGAGTAGCGCTTAGAAAAACTAAAGATAAAATTTATGCTGACGTGGGATATTTTGATTTAAAACTGAATGACAAAATTATACTTGAAACCGAGCACGGAGTTGAAGTTGGAACAGTATGCGAAAAAGAAAAAGTTATGCAGGAAAGCAAGGATCCGATAGGGAAAGTTTTAAGGGAAATTACTGAAGAAGATAAAAAAAGGCTTACTGAAAATGAAAGAAAAAATTTAAGAGCGTGGAACATAGTATTGCAAAAAGTAGTCAAATACAAGCTTGATATGAAATTAATATGCGTTCAGTATATTTTTGACCGGTCAAAGCTGTTTGTGTATTATATTTCGGGAACAAGAGTTGATTTCAGAGAGCTTGTCAAAGAGTTGGGGCGTATTTTAAGAACAAGAATACAGATGGTTCAAATAGGCGTAAGAGACGAATCAAAAATGGTCGGCGGAATAGGAATATGCGGACACGTTTTATGCTGCCAGACTTTTTTAAAAGATTTTAGTTCTGTAACCATAGATATGGCTAAAGAACAAGATTTGTTGCTAAATACTGCAAAACTTTCAGGGCTTTGCGGCAGACTTATGTGCTGTATTTCTTATGAAAACGACATATATAGAGCTGTAAAGAAAGAATTGCCTGAAATAGGAAAAACAGTTTTAACTCCTGAAGGCAGAGCAAAAATTACGGCGATTGATTGCATAAGAGAAAACGTGACCGTTGATTTCGGCGATAAGTCGTTTAAAGTTTTTAGTATAAAACAAATCAATGAAAGTAGTAGAAAAGGAAAGTAA
- a CDS encoding M42 family metallopeptidase — MEKLLKDLLISDGISGYEENVAKIMTAALSKSCESVEIDNFGNVIGKSGRGKKKIMIAAHMDEIGMTVKHINEKGFIYFIKIGGINDSILPGKTVEIINKKGEHITGIIGTKPPHLMTSEDVKQPLKHDSMFIDIGLSSRNEVLKVADIGDQIIFEPVAGILNGNFYYGKAADNRISCYTMVKVMEMLAKLRDLNAEIYACATVQEEVGLKGGKTSSFKVNPDFALIIDTTVAGDMPGIEEKVSALKLGKGVAITMIEASGRGTIVPQKVRKLMLEAAHENNIPHQIDIIDVGMTDGAVIYTNREGILTGILSIPTRYIHAPTSVFNIKDVNSAVDLAVKTIEKAAGKL, encoded by the coding sequence ATGGAAAAACTACTTAAAGATCTATTAATATCTGACGGAATTTCGGGTTATGAAGAAAATGTCGCAAAAATTATGACTGCCGCTCTTTCTAAGTCGTGCGAGAGTGTTGAAATCGACAATTTCGGAAATGTCATCGGAAAATCAGGCAGAGGAAAAAAGAAAATAATGATTGCTGCGCATATGGATGAAATAGGAATGACCGTAAAACACATTAATGAAAAAGGATTTATATACTTTATCAAAATCGGCGGAATAAACGATTCTATTCTCCCCGGTAAAACAGTGGAAATTATAAATAAAAAAGGTGAGCATATAACCGGAATAATAGGCACAAAGCCGCCGCATTTAATGACTTCCGAAGATGTAAAGCAGCCACTTAAGCATGACAGTATGTTTATAGATATCGGATTATCTTCAAGGAACGAAGTATTGAAAGTCGCAGATATCGGCGATCAGATAATTTTTGAACCCGTCGCAGGTATTTTAAACGGCAATTTTTATTACGGGAAAGCTGCAGATAACAGAATAAGCTGTTACACTATGGTAAAAGTTATGGAAATGCTGGCAAAATTAAGAGATTTGAATGCCGAAATTTATGCATGCGCCACAGTGCAAGAAGAAGTCGGTCTAAAAGGCGGTAAAACCTCATCTTTTAAAGTAAATCCCGATTTTGCACTTATTATAGACACTACAGTAGCGGGCGATATGCCGGGAATTGAGGAAAAAGTTTCTGCATTAAAACTAGGGAAAGGCGTTGCCATAACAATGATAGAAGCTTCCGGTAGAGGAACTATTGTTCCTCAAAAAGTGCGCAAACTTATGCTTGAAGCCGCGCATGAAAACAACATTCCACATCAAATAGACATAATTGACGTCGGTATGACAGACGGCGCTGTAATATACACAAACAGAGAAGGAATCCTTACTGGAATCTTAAGCATTCCCACAAGATACATTCACGCTCCGACATCTGTTTTCAATATTAAAGATGTAAATTCTGCGGTTGATTTGGCAGTTAAAACAATAGAAAAAGCAGCGGGAAAACTTTGA
- the holB gene encoding DNA polymerase III subunit delta' produces the protein MFESILGQKKIKKIISNQVKSGKIAHAYIFVGQDGVGKRLTAVEFAKILNCNVDDFIKTDAGTCGKCISCKKIEKNIHPDLHFIDFARQAELEEECLEKQRTLKIETIRYMQKEVATKIHEGKWKIFIIEPAERMNAAAANSLLKTLEEPPENTIIILIAKHKETIPQTILSRVQTLFFQPLGQNEISSWLMLNCSVDAAKARDIAELSEGSLENANKLVGKNEKEEFSLWLKFKTRNFYISDILELSKNIAAAGALECVDAMIAEAKKDFRMYPQRTAPALDLLSASRVLLLKNVNAMTVLDNLFFDLSDLKKMSGLL, from the coding sequence ATGTTTGAAAGTATATTAGGTCAGAAAAAAATAAAGAAAATAATTTCAAATCAGGTAAAAAGCGGTAAAATTGCGCATGCTTATATCTTTGTGGGGCAGGATGGGGTGGGAAAACGTCTTACAGCCGTTGAATTTGCTAAAATTTTAAACTGCAATGTGGACGATTTTATTAAAACAGATGCCGGCACTTGCGGAAAATGTATATCTTGCAAAAAGATAGAAAAAAATATTCATCCCGATTTACATTTTATAGATTTTGCCAGACAAGCTGAACTTGAAGAAGAATGTTTAGAAAAACAAAGGACGTTAAAAATTGAAACAATAAGATATATGCAGAAAGAAGTTGCTACGAAAATACACGAGGGGAAATGGAAAATTTTCATTATAGAGCCTGCTGAAAGGATGAATGCTGCCGCGGCAAATTCTCTGCTTAAAACGCTTGAAGAACCGCCTGAAAATACAATTATAATTTTAATTGCAAAACATAAAGAAACAATACCTCAGACAATACTTTCACGGGTGCAGACGCTGTTTTTTCAGCCTTTAGGGCAGAATGAGATTTCAAGCTGGCTTATGTTGAACTGTTCAGTGGATGCCGCAAAAGCCCGAGATATAGCGGAATTGAGCGAAGGATCTTTAGAAAATGCCAACAAACTCGTTGGCAAAAATGAAAAAGAGGAATTTTCTTTATGGCTCAAATTTAAAACTCGAAATTTTTATATTTCAGATATTTTGGAATTGTCAAAAAATATTGCCGCTGCCGGCGCTTTAGAATGCGTTGACGCAATGATAGCGGAAGCAAAAAAAGATTTCAGAATGTATCCCCAAAGGACCGCGCCGGCGCTTGACCTGTTAAGCGCTTCAAGAGTTTTACTTCTTAAAAACGTAAATGCCATGACGGTTTTGGATAACTTATTTTTTGATTTGTCAGATTTAAAAAAAATGTCGGGACTTTTATAG
- a CDS encoding MBL fold metallo-hydrolase produces MSLNFCILASGSSGNCSVIWTEKATALIDCGCSAKYIIENLGALGIVPQNLTAALITHAHRDHISTSGLGFLHKNNIPVYLHEDAFEDAFRKYGQKIEECASIPLYENFKIKDIFVESFEVYHKDENVSRTFGFTFSSEINARKYKIGYVTDTGRICRKIIRNLIDSNILVLESNYNRMMLDSSFRSYDNKKWVLSDWGHLANEDAASAIAEIKMLSAGRDSLKYVFLAHISSHHNTPEIALKTTKEILISKGISDIKLFTARRKHRCPVIRIR; encoded by the coding sequence TTGAGTTTGAATTTTTGTATTCTTGCAAGCGGATCAAGCGGCAATTGTTCAGTAATTTGGACTGAAAAAGCGACCGCCCTAATTGACTGCGGATGCAGCGCTAAATATATAATCGAAAACCTCGGCGCTTTAGGCATTGTTCCCCAAAATTTAACGGCAGCACTCATAACGCATGCGCATAGAGATCATATAAGCACATCGGGGCTTGGTTTTCTGCATAAAAACAACATCCCTGTTTATCTCCATGAAGATGCTTTTGAAGATGCATTCAGAAAATACGGTCAGAAAATTGAAGAGTGCGCTAGCATACCTTTGTACGAAAATTTTAAAATTAAAGATATTTTCGTCGAATCTTTTGAGGTTTACCACAAGGATGAAAATGTTTCTCGTACGTTTGGATTTACTTTTTCATCTGAAATAAATGCAAGAAAGTATAAAATAGGTTATGTAACAGATACCGGCAGAATCTGCAGAAAGATTATAAGAAATTTAATTGACAGCAACATTTTGGTATTGGAATCAAATTACAATAGAATGATGTTGGATTCAAGTTTCAGATCTTACGACAATAAGAAATGGGTGTTGAGCGACTGGGGACATCTGGCAAACGAAGACGCTGCCAGTGCCATTGCTGAAATCAAAATGCTTTCCGCGGGCAGAGATAGTTTAAAATATGTTTTTCTTGCACATATAAGCAGTCATCATAACACGCCTGAGATTGCTCTGAAAACAACAAAAGAGATACTTATAAGTAAAGGAATTTCAGATATAAAGCTTTTTACCGCCAGAAGAAAACATAGATGTCCGGTAATAAGAATCAGATGA
- a CDS encoding M48 family metallopeptidase, whose amino-acid sequence MNIYTLIILFFIIAVYLVETVANLLNVKNISNNIPPEFDGYFDREKYSKAQEYLKANTKLSVISSTFFLAAQIIFIVLKGFNYVNTIAVSFSFGTILTGLVFAGIVFSAFEILKIPFSVYSVFIIEENFGFNKMNVKTFISDLLKSWIITAIIGAVIFAAILWLFANVYRYAWLYAFAAIVIFELFITFIAPVTIMPLFNKYTSLEDGELKNSIEEYAKKENFKMKGLFKMDGSKRSTKSNAFFTGFGKFRRIVLFDTLIQKHTVDGLTSILAHEMGHFKLGHIVKHIIFSSALSGIMLFIFSLLIDKAWLYDAFFMRTQDIYAGIIFFSFLYAPVSLIISPILNYFSRKHEYEADLYSITTYRKPQAMINALKKLSVDNMSNLYPHKFKVFLEYSHPPVLERIKAINRIKLG is encoded by the coding sequence ATGAATATTTACACTCTTATAATACTTTTTTTTATTATTGCCGTATATCTTGTTGAAACAGTAGCAAACTTGCTCAACGTTAAAAACATTTCAAATAATATTCCTCCCGAATTCGACGGATATTTTGACAGAGAAAAATATTCAAAAGCGCAGGAATATCTTAAAGCAAATACAAAACTATCCGTAATTTCATCTACTTTCTTCTTAGCTGCGCAGATTATTTTTATAGTCTTAAAGGGATTTAATTATGTGAATACGATAGCCGTATCTTTCAGTTTCGGAACTATTTTAACAGGTCTTGTTTTTGCCGGCATAGTTTTTTCTGCCTTTGAAATTCTAAAAATACCTTTCTCGGTTTATTCCGTATTTATAATAGAAGAAAATTTTGGGTTTAACAAAATGAATGTGAAAACTTTTATTTCAGATTTACTAAAATCGTGGATTATAACCGCCATAATCGGAGCCGTTATTTTTGCTGCAATACTATGGCTCTTTGCAAACGTCTATAGATACGCGTGGCTGTACGCTTTTGCTGCTATTGTCATATTTGAACTTTTTATAACTTTTATTGCACCCGTAACCATAATGCCGCTGTTTAACAAATACACTTCTTTGGAGGACGGCGAACTCAAAAATTCCATTGAAGAATATGCAAAAAAAGAAAATTTCAAGATGAAAGGTCTGTTCAAAATGGACGGTTCAAAACGTTCGACAAAATCAAATGCATTTTTCACGGGATTTGGGAAATTCCGCAGGATAGTTTTGTTTGACACTCTTATACAGAAGCATACCGTTGATGGACTGACAAGCATTTTAGCTCACGAAATGGGGCACTTTAAACTCGGACATATAGTAAAACATATAATTTTTTCATCCGCTTTAAGCGGAATAATGCTGTTTATTTTTTCGCTTCTTATAGATAAGGCATGGCTTTACGACGCTTTCTTTATGCGGACGCAGGATATATATGCCGGAATAATATTTTTTTCATTTCTCTATGCACCTGTTTCTCTAATAATTTCGCCGATATTAAATTATTTTTCGCGTAAGCATGAGTATGAAGCCGATCTTTACTCGATAACAACCTACAGAAAACCGCAAGCCATGATAAATGCCTTAAAAAAACTCTCAGTTGATAATATGTCAAATTTATATCCGCACAAATTTAAAGTATTTTTGGAATATTCGCATCCGCCTGTTCTGGAAAGAATTAAAGCAATAAACAGAATCAAATTGGGATAA
- the tmk gene encoding dTMP kinase: MKKNLFITFEGGEGSGKTTHSLLLKKYLEKRGYEVLLTREPGGTILAEAVRRILLNPDSNIVPLSELFLYEAARAQHVEEFVFPALNAGKAVICDRFTDATVAYQGYGRKLNLQLIDSLNSTTSFGLTPVLTIYLDILPSEGLSRAKRAKKLNRKIYSDKIERESLQFHESVREGYLSQAEKYPERIKVVKTQETVEKTEVCIREIIDLVL, translated from the coding sequence ATGAAAAAAAATCTTTTTATTACTTTTGAAGGCGGAGAAGGTTCCGGCAAAACAACACACTCTTTGCTTTTGAAAAAATATCTTGAAAAAAGAGGTTATGAAGTGTTGCTTACAAGAGAACCGGGCGGTACTATTTTGGCGGAAGCCGTAAGACGCATTCTTTTAAATCCAGATTCAAATATTGTTCCGTTGAGCGAACTTTTTCTCTATGAAGCCGCGCGGGCTCAACATGTTGAAGAATTTGTTTTTCCTGCTTTAAATGCCGGAAAAGCTGTAATTTGCGACAGATTTACCGATGCTACTGTTGCATATCAGGGATATGGCAGGAAATTGAACTTGCAGCTTATAGACAGTCTCAACTCGACTACATCTTTTGGATTAACGCCGGTTTTGACGATATATCTTGATATATTGCCGTCTGAAGGTTTAAGTAGGGCAAAAAGGGCAAAAAAATTAAACAGAAAAATTTACAGCGACAAAATTGAAAGAGAATCCTTGCAGTTCCATGAGAGTGTAAGAGAAGGATATCTCAGTCAGGCAGAAAAATATCCCGAAAGAATAAAAGTCGTTAAGACACAGGAGACAGTTGAAAAAACAGAAGTTTGTATAAGAGAAATTATAGATTTGGTATTGTAA